The sequence below is a genomic window from Hydrogenobacter sp..
AGGTTTGGCAAGCTTTTGCGGTACTTTTACCAGTAAAAAGTGTTGGAGTGATGGGGGACGTGAGGACTTACGAAAGGGTTATAGCATTGAGAGCTGTTGAGAGTGTAGATGGTATGACTGCAGATTGGGCGAGACTTCCCTACGACTTTCTTGATCACGTAATGAGAAGGATAATAAATGAGGTAAAAGGTATAAATAGAGTTGTGTATGACATTTCCTCAAAACCTCCTGCCACTATAGAGTGGGAGTGAGCTATGCAAAGTCTCATAAGCCTCATCATTCTACTTTTTGTATCATCTGCAGGGCTAATATTTAGCGAATTTTTCAAGAGTTTCAAGGATATGATCGTACCGCTTCTCGTTTTTGTCATGCTTAGTATGGGACTCACCCTAAGTCA
It includes:
- a CDS encoding GMP synthase (glutamine-hydrolyzing), producing VRQIGKSLGIPQEMLRRHPFPGPGLAIRILGEVKEEDLTILKEADFIFIEELKRWGLYDKVWQAFAVLLPVKSVGVMGDVRTYERVIALRAVESVDGMTADWARLPYDFLDHVMRRIINEVKGINRVVYDISSKPPATIEWE